The genomic region TGTGTCGAGGTCCGCGAGCACAGCGCCGGAGCGGACGTGCGCGACACCCGGAACCGCGAGTCGGGACACCTGACCTTCCTCGGTTCCGAATGGCGCGCCTTCGTCGACGCGCTGCACTCCCCGGGCTTGATCGAGTGAAGTGATGGATGGAAGTGGCGGTGGTGACGGATGACTCGGGCCGAAGAGTGGTTCGCCCTCGACCTCGTCGAGAACTTCCCACCGCTCGGAGAGAATATCGACTTCTACTACGACGGCCCGGAGGCCTTTCTCGCGCACGTGTTCTTCGGGATCGAAGTGACACGCGAGGTGGTCGCCGCCTATGTCGCGGACATCAGCGGCCAACCGATCGAGGGCGGGCTCGACTGGCGCGGAGTGCTCAGTTTCCTCGATCGCTGCCTGCGCGCCGGGGACAGGGCCGTGGGGACCGTGATCGGCACGTCGTTCCTGTTCCAGCTTCCCACGCCCGGTCAGGCGGGCCATGGCATCGTGGACGAGTTGGACGGCGAGCTGGCCCGACTCTTCGAGGTGGTGAGGCCGAACGGCTGACCACCGGCGAGTAGGGGCGCCCGGCCCGAACTCACCGGCACGCCCGGCGGGCGAGGTCGGCGAAGGCGCGGGCGGCGGGCGACATCGGGCCGCCGCGGTGGCACAGGGCGATCCGGCGCGGCAGGCGCGGTCGCAGCGGGCGCACGACCGCGCCGAGGGCGTGCGCGACGCGGGCGAGGGGTTCGGGGAAGATCGAGACGCCCGCCCCGGCCACCACCAGGTGGACGCCGGTCTCCCTCCGGCCGACCTCGATGGCGGGTTCGGCCTCCCGGCCGTGTTCGTCGGCCCACCGCTCGACGAGGTCGCGGGCGAGCGTTCCCTTGGTCCCGGTGATGAGCCCGTGCCCCAGGAGTTCGCCGATGCCGATCGGCTCGTCGGTGCGTGCGCTGTCCGGCGGCAGGACGGCCAGGAGTTCCTGGTCGAGCAGGTACTCCGTCTCCAGCTCTCCCGCGGTGTCGCGGAACTGGTCCAGGAAGCCGAGTTCCGCGCGGCCGGTGCGGACCAGTTCGCCCACCGCGGCGGCCTCCTCCGGTTGGGAGATGGCGATCCGCACCCGCGGGAACCGCGTGCGGAAGTCGGCCAGGACCGGGGCGAAGGGCTGCAGTGTGAGGGCGGGCAGCATCGCGAGTTCGAGCCTGCCACCGGCGAGTCCGCGCACGTCCTGGACCGCGGACCGGGCGGTGGCCAGGTCGCGGACGACCTGGCGAGCCGGCGCCAGCAGGGCCTCCCCCGCGCTGGTGAGGCGGACCCCGCGCGGGATCCGGTCGAACAGGGGCGTGCCGAGGTCGCGTTCGAGCTGGCGGACGCCCTGGGACAGGGAGGGCTGGGAGACGCGCAGTGCGGCCGCCGCCGCGGTGATGCCCTGGTGGTCGACGACGGCGAGGAAGTACTCCAGTTGGCGGCGTTCCATGCGGCGGAGCCTAGGGCAGCGGCCGGCCATCGGCATAGGCGATGCCTATGGATCTCTGAGATATTTCCTCTTTGCGCTCTGGATCGCGGTGCGGTTTCATCGCCGCATGAGTGCGAGGACCGCTGTGGAGACCACCCGCGAGGGCGCCCGGTGAGGGTGCGGTCGCGACCGGGCAGGACCGAGGCCGGAACGGAGCCGGACTACCGGTTCTCCCTGGCCAACGAGCGCACGTTCCTGGCGTACGTGCGCACGGCGCTGGCGCTGGACGCCGGCGGCCTGGCCGTGGCGCACCTGTTCGACGGGGCAGGCACCGAGCGGTTGGGGCAGGCCGCGGGCGCCGGGCTGATCGCGCTGGGCGTGCTGGTCGCGGTCGCGGGGTACCGGCGCTGGCGGGTCAACCAGCACGCGATGCGGATGGGGCGGGCGCTGCCGAGGACCTCGATGGGGCTGGTGCTCACCGCTGTCGTCGGGCTGGTGTCCGCGGTCGCGGTCGCCCTCGTGCTGGCGGTCTAGCCGTGTCGGACCGGCCGGTCG from Nocardiopsis aegyptia harbors:
- a CDS encoding DUF397 domain-containing protein, giving the protein MSDWHKSSYSGGTNECVEVREHSAGADVRDTRNRESGHLTFLGSEWRAFVDALHSPGLIE
- a CDS encoding YidH family protein; this translates as MRVRSRPGRTEAGTEPDYRFSLANERTFLAYVRTALALDAGGLAVAHLFDGAGTERLGQAAGAGLIALGVLVAVAGYRRWRVNQHAMRMGRALPRTSMGLVLTAVVGLVSAVAVALVLAV
- a CDS encoding LysR family transcriptional regulator, giving the protein MERRQLEYFLAVVDHQGITAAAAALRVSQPSLSQGVRQLERDLGTPLFDRIPRGVRLTSAGEALLAPARQVVRDLATARSAVQDVRGLAGGRLELAMLPALTLQPFAPVLADFRTRFPRVRIAISQPEEAAAVGELVRTGRAELGFLDQFRDTAGELETEYLLDQELLAVLPPDSARTDEPIGIGELLGHGLITGTKGTLARDLVERWADEHGREAEPAIEVGRRETGVHLVVAGAGVSIFPEPLARVAHALGAVVRPLRPRLPRRIALCHRGGPMSPAARAFADLARRACR